One region of Halomonas huangheensis genomic DNA includes:
- a CDS encoding type 1 glutamine amidotransferase domain-containing protein — protein sequence MKILMVLTSHDQLGNTGKPTGFWLEEFAAPYYAFKDAGAEVTLASPDGGQPPIDPISNADDAQTPATERFHQDSDAQQALANTLVLAEQRADDFDALFYPGGHGPLWDLAEDPASIGLIETFHHQQKPIAAVCHAPGVLRHVRTPDGKPLVAGRRATGFTNSEEQAVGLTEIVPFLVEDMLKANGAEFSRDSDWASYVVNDDLLVTGQNPASSEATAQALLKLVR from the coding sequence ATGAAGATTCTGATGGTACTGACTTCTCACGACCAACTGGGCAACACCGGAAAGCCAACCGGCTTCTGGCTGGAAGAATTTGCTGCCCCCTACTACGCGTTCAAGGATGCCGGAGCAGAGGTTACTCTGGCCTCACCTGACGGCGGACAGCCGCCGATCGACCCGATCAGTAATGCTGATGATGCGCAGACTCCGGCAACAGAACGCTTTCATCAAGACAGTGACGCACAGCAAGCGCTTGCCAATACTCTGGTGCTGGCCGAGCAACGTGCAGATGACTTCGATGCGCTGTTCTATCCCGGTGGCCATGGTCCGTTGTGGGATCTCGCCGAAGACCCAGCCTCCATCGGCCTGATCGAAACGTTTCACCACCAGCAAAAGCCGATAGCAGCAGTCTGCCACGCTCCCGGCGTGCTGCGCCACGTACGCACACCAGACGGAAAACCACTCGTCGCCGGACGCCGTGCAACAGGCTTTACCAACAGTGAGGAGCAGGCAGTGGGCCTGACGGAGATCGTCCCTTTCCTTGTCGAGGACATGCTCAAGGCCAATGGCGCTGAGTTCTCTCGGGACAGCGACTGGGCAAGCTATGTGGTCAACGATGATCTGTTGGTCACGGGGCAAAATCCGGCATCGTCCGAGGCCACTGCACAAGCCCTGCTCAAACTGGTTCGCTGA
- the sdhC gene encoding succinate dehydrogenase, cytochrome b556 subunit: MNSKRPVNLDLSTIHFPLPALTSITHRITGVILFVGLIFGFWALDASLSSPEGFEAVRNALAHNFLAKLIAWGLLSALAFHFVAGCKHFIMDANIGVSLEGGVKKAQITIVASVVLIILAGVWVW; this comes from the coding sequence GTGAATAGCAAACGACCCGTAAACCTGGATCTATCCACGATCCATTTCCCCCTTCCCGCCTTGACGTCGATTACGCACCGCATCACCGGCGTCATTCTCTTCGTTGGCCTGATCTTTGGCTTCTGGGCCCTGGATGCCTCACTGTCATCTCCTGAGGGGTTTGAAGCAGTGCGCAATGCGCTGGCCCACAACTTCCTTGCCAAGTTGATTGCCTGGGGCCTGTTGTCCGCCCTGGCGTTCCACTTTGTGGCTGGCTGCAAGCACTTCATCATGGACGCCAACATCGGCGTATCGCTGGAAGGTGGCGTGAAGAAGGCGCAGATCACCATCGTGGCAAGCGTCGTACTGATCATTCTGGCGGGAGTCTGGGTATGGTAA
- the sdhD gene encoding succinate dehydrogenase, hydrophobic membrane anchor protein: MVTNITSFSRSGLSDWIIQRASALVMAVYTVFLVAYLLLHPQLDYATWSGLFQQTWMRIFSLLAFVSLAAHAWIGLWTVTTDYIKPTAIRVAAQFIIIVAIFVFLVWGIQVLWGA; this comes from the coding sequence ATGGTAACCAATATCACGAGTTTCAGCCGCAGCGGTCTGTCCGACTGGATCATCCAGCGTGCCAGCGCCCTGGTCATGGCAGTCTATACGGTTTTCCTCGTGGCATATCTGCTGCTGCATCCGCAGCTCGACTATGCGACCTGGAGCGGACTCTTCCAGCAGACCTGGATGCGCATCTTCTCTCTTCTGGCGTTTGTGTCCCTCGCGGCACATGCCTGGATCGGCCTGTGGACGGTAACTACCGATTACATCAAGCCAACGGCGATTCGCGTCGCTGCCCAGTTCATCATCATCGTTGCCATCTTCGTGTTCCTTGTCTGGGGCATCCAAGTGCTGTGGGGAGCCTGA
- the sdhA gene encoding succinate dehydrogenase flavoprotein subunit yields MSNMRTLTYDAIIIGGGGAGMRAALELAKSGKKTAVLSKVFPTRSHTVSAQGGITCAIGSSDPNDDWRWHMYDTVKGGDYIADQDAAEYMCSEGPKAVFELEHMGLPFSRFDNGRIYQRPFGGQSKNFGEGGQAARTCAAADRTGHALLHTLYQNNLKNNTTFLNEWYAVDLVKNANGDVVGCIAMDIETGEVVHVKSKATVLATGGSGRIYASTTNALINTGDGIGMGLRAGVPMQDMEMWQFHPTGIYGAGVLVTEGCRGEGGYLINKDGERFMERYAPNAKDLAGRDVVARSMVMEILEGRGCGENGDHVLLKLDHLGEEVLGKRLPGIVELAKTFAHVDPAREPIPVVPTCHYMMGGIATNIHGQAIAPDADGNDRIVNGLYACGEAACVSVHGANRLGGNSLLDLVVFGRAAGMFIESALNEGIEYLDATESDIDSAMKRINRWNESEGGESVPELKRELQSIMQNSFGVFREEKNMVEGVQKLAELRERVANAHLSDKSAAFNTARIEALELDNLMEVAEATAIAALERKESRGAHSRYDYPDRDDVNWLKHSMYFPSEKRIGKRDVNFAPKTMDKFEPKVRTY; encoded by the coding sequence ATGTCTAATATGCGTACTTTGACCTACGACGCCATCATCATCGGTGGTGGCGGCGCTGGTATGCGTGCTGCCCTGGAACTGGCCAAGTCAGGCAAGAAGACAGCAGTGCTGTCCAAGGTCTTTCCGACTCGTTCCCATACCGTTTCCGCTCAGGGCGGTATCACCTGTGCCATTGGTTCATCCGATCCCAACGACGACTGGCGCTGGCACATGTATGACACCGTCAAGGGCGGCGACTACATCGCTGATCAGGACGCTGCTGAATATATGTGTTCGGAAGGTCCGAAGGCGGTGTTCGAACTCGAGCACATGGGTCTGCCGTTCTCGCGCTTCGACAACGGCCGTATCTATCAGCGCCCGTTCGGTGGTCAGTCGAAGAACTTCGGTGAAGGTGGCCAGGCGGCGCGTACCTGTGCCGCAGCGGACCGTACCGGTCACGCGCTACTGCACACTCTGTATCAGAACAACCTGAAGAACAACACCACCTTCCTCAATGAGTGGTACGCCGTCGACCTGGTCAAGAATGCCAACGGCGACGTGGTTGGTTGCATCGCCATGGATATCGAGACGGGCGAAGTGGTACACGTCAAGTCCAAGGCAACAGTGCTGGCTACCGGCGGTTCCGGCCGTATCTACGCGTCCACGACCAATGCCCTGATCAACACCGGTGACGGTATCGGCATGGGCCTGCGTGCTGGTGTGCCGATGCAGGACATGGAAATGTGGCAGTTCCACCCGACTGGTATCTATGGTGCCGGTGTACTGGTGACCGAAGGTTGCCGGGGTGAGGGTGGTTACCTGATCAACAAGGATGGCGAACGTTTCATGGAGCGCTATGCGCCCAACGCCAAGGACCTTGCTGGTCGTGATGTGGTAGCACGCTCGATGGTCATGGAAATCCTCGAAGGCCGTGGTTGTGGTGAGAACGGCGATCACGTTCTCCTCAAGCTCGATCATCTCGGTGAAGAAGTGCTGGGCAAGCGTCTCCCGGGTATCGTCGAACTGGCCAAGACCTTTGCTCACGTGGATCCGGCCCGCGAGCCGATTCCGGTGGTGCCGACCTGTCACTACATGATGGGTGGCATTGCCACCAACATTCATGGTCAGGCCATTGCTCCGGATGCCGATGGCAACGACAGGATCGTCAATGGCCTGTATGCCTGTGGCGAAGCTGCCTGCGTCTCGGTCCATGGGGCCAACCGTCTGGGCGGCAATTCATTGCTCGACCTGGTGGTCTTTGGTCGCGCGGCGGGTATGTTCATCGAGAGTGCGCTCAACGAGGGTATCGAGTACCTCGACGCCACCGAATCCGATATCGATTCGGCGATGAAGCGTATCAATCGCTGGAACGAGTCTGAGGGCGGTGAAAGTGTGCCCGAACTGAAGCGTGAGCTGCAGAGCATCATGCAGAATTCCTTTGGCGTGTTCCGTGAAGAGAAGAACATGGTCGAGGGTGTGCAGAAGCTGGCCGAGCTGCGTGAGCGTGTCGCTAACGCCCACCTTTCAGACAAGTCCGCGGCCTTCAACACCGCGCGTATTGAAGCGCTGGAGCTCGACAACCTGATGGAAGTGGCAGAAGCCACAGCGATTGCAGCTCTGGAGCGTAAGGAAAGCCGTGGTGCTCACTCGCGCTACGACTACCCGGATCGTGATGACGTCAACTGGCTCAAGCACTCCATGTACTTCCCGAGTGAAAAGCGCATCGGCAAGCGTGATGTCAACTTCGCGCCCAAGACCATGGATAAGTTCGAGCCAAAAGTCCGCACATACTAA
- the gltX gene encoding glutamate--tRNA ligase, with product MTVRTRIAPSPTGDPHVGTAYIALFNLCFARQHGGEFILRIEDTDQLRSTPESEQMILDSLRWLGIEWSEGPDVGGPHGPYRQSERRDIYAEHAQRLIDAGHAFKCYRTSEELDELREARKAAGQHLALKPADLALDANEQAHREREGMPFVVRMQVPESGSCVVEDMLRGTIEVDWAQVDAQILLKSDGMPTYHLANVVDDHLMGITHVLRGEEWINSAPKHQLLYEYFGWDMPALCHMPLLRNPDKSKLSKRKNPTSINYYRRMGFLPQAVLNYLGRMGWSMPDEREKFSLDEMVANFDIQRVSLGGPVFDLEKLTWLNGVYLREDLDDQAFLKALMGWAFNPSYVGQILPQVRTRVDTLSDVAPLAGHFFSGLPDIDASSFASVKLEHEELLRLLQFLVWRLEVVPSWNKEALLAEVKTLCEYFDLKMKGFLAPVFIAVTGSASSTSVMDAMAILGSDMTRARLRHAINVLGGVSKKQAKRFEKEYRELP from the coding sequence ATGACTGTTCGTACGCGAATTGCCCCTTCGCCGACTGGAGATCCTCACGTAGGAACTGCCTACATCGCGCTTTTCAATCTCTGCTTTGCTCGTCAGCACGGTGGTGAATTCATTCTGCGTATCGAGGATACCGACCAGCTCCGTTCGACTCCCGAGTCGGAACAGATGATTCTCGACTCATTGCGCTGGCTGGGTATCGAGTGGAGTGAAGGTCCCGACGTCGGTGGTCCTCATGGTCCCTATCGCCAGAGTGAGCGTCGCGACATCTATGCCGAGCACGCTCAGCGCCTGATCGATGCGGGACATGCCTTCAAGTGCTACCGCACCAGTGAAGAGCTCGACGAGCTGCGCGAGGCACGCAAGGCCGCTGGGCAGCATCTGGCGCTCAAGCCGGCAGATCTGGCGCTTGACGCGAACGAACAGGCGCATCGCGAACGTGAGGGTATGCCTTTTGTCGTACGCATGCAGGTGCCGGAAAGCGGCAGCTGTGTGGTCGAGGATATGCTGCGTGGCACGATCGAGGTCGACTGGGCCCAGGTAGATGCTCAGATACTGCTCAAGTCTGATGGTATGCCGACCTATCATCTGGCCAACGTGGTCGATGATCACCTGATGGGGATCACCCATGTGCTACGTGGCGAGGAGTGGATCAACTCGGCACCCAAGCACCAGTTGCTCTACGAGTATTTCGGTTGGGATATGCCAGCGCTGTGCCACATGCCGTTGCTGCGCAATCCGGACAAGTCGAAGCTGTCCAAACGCAAGAATCCGACGTCGATCAATTATTATCGTCGCATGGGGTTCCTGCCCCAGGCGGTGTTGAACTATCTCGGCCGCATGGGCTGGTCGATGCCTGACGAGCGCGAGAAATTCTCGCTCGATGAAATGGTCGCCAACTTTGATATCCAGCGTGTATCGCTGGGCGGCCCGGTGTTTGACCTGGAAAAGCTGACCTGGCTCAACGGTGTCTATCTGCGTGAAGACCTGGATGATCAGGCTTTCCTCAAGGCCTTGATGGGGTGGGCTTTCAATCCGTCATACGTCGGCCAGATCCTACCGCAGGTGCGGACCCGTGTAGACACCCTGTCGGATGTGGCTCCTCTGGCAGGACACTTCTTCTCCGGTCTTCCGGATATCGACGCGTCAAGCTTCGCCAGCGTGAAGCTCGAGCATGAGGAACTGCTGCGCCTGCTGCAATTCCTGGTCTGGCGATTGGAAGTTGTGCCCAGTTGGAACAAGGAAGCATTGCTCGCCGAGGTCAAGACACTGTGTGAGTACTTTGATCTCAAGATGAAGGGCTTTCTCGCTCCCGTGTTCATTGCGGTTACCGGTTCGGCGTCGAGTACCTCCGTAATGGATGCCATGGCGATTCTGGGCTCCGATATGACCCGGGCTCGCCTGCGTCATGCCATTAATGTATTGGGTGGGGTATCGAAGAAGCAGGCCAAGCGTTTCGAGAAGGAATATCGCGAACTGCCTTGA
- a CDS encoding LysR family transcriptional regulator codes for MNITGKDLNLLWVFQVLYEERSVSRAAERMSLSQPALSHRLGKLRNEFDDPLFVRAPRGLTPTPRAHQLALPVSRMLVQLDAFYEEMEGQNFLQRDERLHIYATDYLEQRLLPSLLPQLRRGAPNLTLVTHNTGGTLPREALEKGTCDLAIAGFFSDLPETFRQQRLLSEPFVVLAAKDNARIASSGALDLDTYLACEHLLTTLTGDLNGIVDRALDQLGTQRRVIAGVSSFLAPTRIVPNSDYLLTCLKSVAEQAVYLDASLCIHSLPLTLPSVDLMQIWHERTDGDRLRRWVREQIHAVACQIE; via the coding sequence ATGAATATCACAGGCAAGGACTTGAATCTGCTGTGGGTCTTCCAGGTTCTCTATGAAGAGCGCAGTGTCTCACGCGCCGCCGAGCGGATGTCGCTCAGCCAGCCTGCGTTGAGTCATCGCCTTGGTAAGTTGCGTAATGAGTTCGATGATCCATTGTTCGTGCGTGCGCCACGTGGCTTGACCCCCACTCCGCGCGCGCACCAGTTGGCGCTGCCGGTGAGTCGCATGCTGGTCCAGCTGGATGCCTTCTATGAAGAGATGGAGGGTCAGAATTTCCTGCAGCGTGACGAACGCCTGCACATTTACGCCACGGATTATCTCGAGCAACGACTGTTGCCCAGCCTGCTTCCACAACTGCGTCGCGGAGCACCCAATCTCACTCTGGTGACTCATAACACCGGGGGGACATTGCCGCGCGAGGCGCTGGAGAAGGGCACCTGTGATCTGGCGATCGCCGGCTTCTTTTCCGATCTGCCGGAGACCTTTCGTCAACAGCGGCTGTTGTCTGAACCGTTTGTAGTGCTGGCTGCGAAGGACAATGCACGGATTGCCAGCTCGGGAGCACTGGATCTCGATACCTACCTGGCCTGCGAGCATCTTCTGACAACTCTTACGGGAGACCTCAATGGCATCGTGGACCGTGCTCTGGATCAACTGGGCACCCAGCGCAGAGTAATAGCTGGGGTCTCGAGCTTTCTCGCACCGACACGCATCGTCCCCAACAGCGATTATCTGCTGACTTGCCTGAAGTCGGTTGCTGAACAGGCGGTTTATCTTGATGCGTCGTTATGTATTCACTCATTGCCGCTGACACTACCCAGTGTGGACCTGATGCAGATATGGCATGAGCGCACGGACGGCGATCGCTTGCGGCGTTGGGTGCGTGAGCAGATACATGCGGTAGCATGTCAGATTGAATAA
- the gltA gene encoding citrate synthase, with translation MADRKATLTVDGLEKPIELPVYSGTAGPDVIDVRGLGAEGLFTFDPGFMATSSCESAITYIDGGKGVLLHRGYPIEQLAEHSNFVEMSYMLLFGELPTEAQYKDFEARVRTHTMVHEQLANFFKGFRRDAHPMSILCGVVGGLAAFYHDHLDITKQEDREISAIRLIAKMPTIAAMSHKYNIGQPFNYPRNDLNYAENFLYMMFSNPCEPYEINPVYAKAMDRIFMLHADHEQNASTSTVRLAGSTGANPFACISSGIAALWGPAHGGANEAVLNMLDEIGDDSEDNIQRFIDRAKDKDDPFKLMGFGHRVYRNFDPRAKVMKETCDEVLAELGLGDDPQLKIAKRLEQIALEDEYFIERKLYPNVDFYSGIILKAMGIPTNMFTVIFAVSRTIGWISHWNEMISESYKIGRPRQMYIGHTQRDYPAE, from the coding sequence ATGGCTGACAGAAAAGCGACCCTGACGGTGGATGGCCTGGAGAAGCCGATAGAACTTCCGGTTTACTCTGGCACCGCAGGGCCTGATGTAATCGATGTGCGCGGATTGGGTGCCGAAGGCCTTTTCACATTTGACCCTGGCTTCATGGCGACGTCCTCATGCGAGTCAGCCATCACTTATATCGATGGCGGCAAAGGTGTTCTACTGCATCGCGGCTACCCGATCGAGCAACTGGCCGAACATTCCAACTTTGTCGAAATGAGCTACATGCTGCTGTTCGGCGAGTTGCCCACCGAAGCCCAGTACAAGGACTTCGAAGCACGCGTACGCACGCACACCATGGTGCATGAGCAGCTTGCCAACTTCTTCAAGGGCTTCCGCCGCGACGCACACCCGATGTCGATTCTATGCGGTGTCGTCGGTGGTCTAGCGGCCTTCTATCACGATCATCTTGATATCACCAAGCAGGAAGATCGCGAGATCAGCGCCATCCGCTTGATCGCCAAGATGCCGACCATCGCCGCGATGTCGCACAAGTACAACATCGGCCAGCCGTTCAATTATCCGCGCAACGACCTGAACTACGCAGAGAACTTCCTCTACATGATGTTCAGCAATCCCTGCGAGCCATACGAGATCAATCCGGTCTACGCCAAGGCCATGGATCGCATCTTCATGCTCCATGCTGACCACGAGCAGAACGCATCGACCTCCACGGTACGTCTGGCTGGCTCCACCGGCGCCAACCCCTTCGCCTGCATCAGCTCAGGTATCGCCGCACTCTGGGGACCGGCACACGGTGGCGCCAATGAAGCCGTTCTCAATATGCTCGACGAGATCGGTGACGACTCCGAGGATAACATCCAGCGCTTCATCGATAGGGCCAAGGACAAGGATGACCCCTTCAAGCTGATGGGCTTCGGGCACCGCGTCTATCGTAACTTCGATCCGCGCGCCAAGGTGATGAAGGAAACCTGCGACGAAGTATTGGCAGAGCTCGGCCTTGGTGATGATCCGCAGCTCAAGATCGCCAAGCGTCTTGAGCAGATCGCACTGGAAGACGAGTACTTCATCGAGCGTAAGTTGTACCCGAACGTCGATTTCTACTCCGGCATCATTCTCAAGGCCATGGGCATTCCTACCAACATGTTCACCGTGATTTTTGCGGTGTCTCGCACTATTGGCTGGATTTCTCACTGGAATGAGATGATCAGTGAAAGCTACAAGATCGGCCGGCCGCGCCAGATGTACATTGGCCACACTCAGCGCGATTATCCCGCAGAATAA
- a CDS encoding helix-turn-helix domain-containing protein: MDALGPRIKSLRIAAGLNKAALARHVGVSDVTISYWESGTIKQIGHERLVALSQALNCPLAHLLEGEPNRPSPLYLRSRLPLPWNEAAHKGVDLPLELIPGQRWDGDCHLLTPAPDESFDFLHAFDLVAAAPTEIFRQPGLYLVTEGERLMIRRVAQDATGQLTFQRQGQNDVTPYHSGLRLAAKIVALWRHEPLSDISRSTR, encoded by the coding sequence ATGGACGCGCTGGGCCCGCGCATCAAGTCTCTTCGAATCGCTGCTGGCCTCAACAAGGCCGCATTGGCACGCCACGTTGGCGTGTCCGACGTCACCATTTCCTATTGGGAATCCGGGACCATCAAGCAGATTGGCCACGAGCGGTTGGTGGCTCTTTCCCAAGCCTTGAACTGCCCCCTGGCCCACCTGCTGGAAGGCGAACCCAACCGCCCTTCTCCTCTGTACCTGCGCTCACGACTTCCATTGCCGTGGAACGAAGCAGCCCACAAGGGTGTTGATCTGCCACTTGAATTGATTCCGGGTCAGCGCTGGGACGGGGACTGTCATCTGTTGACGCCAGCACCGGATGAAAGCTTTGACTTTCTACACGCCTTTGATCTGGTCGCCGCAGCACCAACCGAGATATTTCGACAGCCAGGTCTTTATCTCGTCACCGAAGGTGAGAGGCTAATGATTCGTCGTGTCGCTCAGGATGCCACTGGCCAGTTGACGTTCCAGCGTCAAGGGCAGAATGATGTAACTCCCTACCACAGTGGCTTACGTCTGGCAGCCAAGATAGTGGCTCTATGGCGCCATGAACCGCTGAGCGATATATCACGCAGCACTCGCTAG
- a CDS encoding NAD(P)-dependent oxidoreductase translates to MSRRISTVAFIGLGVMGYPMAGHLARAGLEVRVYNRTAAKAQAWSDEYGGSHHPTPAAAAEGAELVMMCVGNDDDVREVSIGENGVLSTLTEGSVLIDHTTASSTLAEELNQACLERGIGFVDAPVSGGQQGAENGALTIMCGGAETDFNATRAILEHYGRAVTLMGPAGSGQLTKMVNQICIAGLVQGLSEGLHFAEQAGLDQKRVIDVISKGAAGSWQMENRHASMIDDHYQHGFAVDWMRKDLAICLEQARKLQAQLPVTALVDQFYADVQSMDGGRWDTSSLLKRLRRNKDS, encoded by the coding sequence ATGAGCCGCAGGATATCCACAGTTGCCTTTATCGGCCTCGGAGTCATGGGCTATCCCATGGCAGGACACCTGGCGAGAGCCGGCCTCGAGGTCCGGGTCTACAACCGCACAGCAGCCAAGGCCCAAGCCTGGAGTGATGAATATGGCGGCAGCCATCACCCCACCCCCGCTGCTGCTGCCGAAGGTGCCGAGCTGGTAATGATGTGCGTGGGTAACGACGACGATGTGCGTGAGGTATCAATCGGCGAGAACGGTGTACTTTCCACCTTGACCGAGGGTAGTGTTCTGATCGACCACACTACTGCGTCTTCGACACTGGCCGAGGAGCTGAATCAAGCCTGCCTTGAACGCGGCATCGGATTTGTCGATGCGCCGGTTTCTGGCGGCCAGCAAGGGGCCGAGAATGGCGCCCTGACCATCATGTGTGGTGGCGCGGAAACGGATTTCAATGCTACACGAGCGATTCTCGAGCATTACGGTCGTGCGGTTACCTTGATGGGCCCTGCTGGCAGCGGACAACTGACCAAGATGGTCAATCAGATCTGCATCGCCGGACTGGTTCAGGGGCTGTCGGAAGGGCTGCATTTCGCAGAACAGGCGGGCCTTGATCAAAAACGTGTGATCGATGTGATCAGCAAGGGAGCGGCAGGCTCCTGGCAGATGGAAAATCGCCACGCCAGCATGATCGACGATCACTACCAGCACGGCTTTGCCGTCGACTGGATGCGCAAGGACCTGGCCATCTGCCTCGAGCAGGCACGCAAGCTACAGGCGCAATTGCCGGTGACGGCACTGGTCGATCAATTCTATGCCGATGTCCAGAGCATGGACGGCGGACGCTGGGATACCTCTTCCCTGCTCAAGCGCCTACGTCGGAACAAGGATTCATAA
- a CDS encoding succinate dehydrogenase iron-sulfur subunit, giving the protein MSKLQVSLYRYNPETDSAPYMEEFEVDTQGRDIMVLNLLEMLKEQDATVAYRRSCREGVCGSDGMNMNGKNGLACITPLSHVVKNNKLVLRPLPGLPVIRDLVVDMALFYKQYERIQPYLQNDTPEPAIERLQSPEERDKLDGLYECILCACCSTSCPSFWWNPDKFVGPAGLLQSYRFLADSRDTATRERLSDLEDPFSVFRCRGIMNCVAVCPKGLNPTRAIGKIREMLLANAT; this is encoded by the coding sequence ATGTCCAAGCTTCAGGTATCCCTGTATCGCTACAATCCCGAGACTGACTCCGCTCCTTATATGGAGGAGTTCGAAGTCGATACTCAGGGTCGCGACATCATGGTGTTGAACCTGCTCGAAATGCTCAAGGAGCAGGATGCCACCGTTGCCTATCGTCGCAGCTGCCGTGAAGGCGTTTGCGGTTCTGACGGCATGAACATGAACGGCAAGAACGGCCTGGCCTGTATCACGCCGCTGTCGCATGTGGTCAAGAACAACAAGCTGGTACTGCGTCCGCTGCCCGGTCTGCCTGTCATCCGTGATCTCGTGGTTGATATGGCGCTGTTCTACAAGCAGTACGAGCGCATTCAGCCGTATCTGCAGAACGACACGCCAGAGCCGGCTATTGAACGCCTGCAGTCTCCAGAGGAGCGTGACAAGCTCGATGGGCTCTATGAGTGTATTCTCTGCGCCTGCTGCTCGACCTCCTGTCCGTCTTTCTGGTGGAACCCGGACAAGTTTGTCGGTCCGGCGGGTTTGCTGCAGTCTTACCGTTTCCTGGCGGACTCGCGAGACACCGCAACACGTGAGCGTCTCTCCGATCTCGAGGATCCGTTCTCGGTATTCCGCTGCCGCGGAATCATGAATTGTGTCGCGGTTTGCCCGAAAGGGCTTAACCCGACACGGGCGATCGGCAAGATTCGTGAGATGTTGCTGGCGAATGCCACTTAA